A stretch of Synechococcus sp. WH 8020 DNA encodes these proteins:
- a CDS encoding ATP-binding cassette domain-containing protein, whose protein sequence is MKTSIENSKTLGHSENKPLIRDLSLSPDLPLVFCIRLLLQEIEWTGSINEIANLIGRNPEEMDLVDARNLFLRLGYNSQLKNLKDFKSINIHTLPALYIDPSNQPFVLFTENQGLIVAGNAKGRFDINNIEPGGLLLILDEINFNDEVSFIKNIAYRFSNKITLLYWISLGISLLALSLPLYLRAIYNIAIPGEALVSSLLLFFGIGALFILEFNMRQWRSNLISQMAGKLDSLFGMKVTQKFLGLDYSQIKSINLSNYNTRIRNLDAMLNYLKGPLALALLDFPFIIIYLIAIGLIAGNLVFVPIVIMLISGSIIVVLSKYYSGAEELNIKTSVGILQAQLEIVRRFKEIKLSHLELIWIQRIRALSGESTKSGLVLNKQAGVLQILTSTSSQMAGTLTLAVGAWIMFTSPAGNNVLGNLIAAMFIVWRVFTPFQYLMNALLRFDTISKQYGQLDRFLKLRNYSPVARPTVNTKSSLYGSIQLDSISCRIPTTSRLLLAKIDLRFVPSTIYAITGKSGCGKSTLLNVIAQLYPIANGNLSFDGKDYRQFTNEDIQSNISYVMNNSQFLKGSLWQNLTAMNPDASIDAVKEICEMIGIYDYIENLPEGFDTYLDNDMSYYFPVGVQKLMSLAQALIKDSPILLIDDISQGLTPIQFEAVVNALPRIKQCRFSRKERCIIMTTSNNKMLGLADNICIIDKGVSTFQGTQKELEMMVHSKT, encoded by the coding sequence TCTTTTGTATCAGGCTCCTTTTACAAGAAATTGAATGGACAGGTTCAATTAACGAGATCGCGAATCTCATTGGAAGAAATCCAGAGGAAATGGATCTTGTAGATGCAAGAAATTTATTTTTACGACTTGGTTATAATTCTCAACTTAAAAACCTTAAAGATTTTAAATCAATCAATATCCATACATTACCAGCTTTATATATTGACCCTAGCAATCAACCCTTTGTTCTATTTACAGAAAATCAAGGTTTAATTGTCGCAGGAAATGCAAAAGGTCGATTTGACATTAACAATATTGAGCCTGGTGGATTACTTTTAATTCTGGATGAAATAAATTTCAATGACGAAGTATCATTTATCAAAAATATAGCCTATCGATTCTCCAATAAAATTACTTTGCTTTATTGGATTAGTCTTGGGATATCATTGCTTGCTTTATCATTGCCACTTTATTTGCGTGCAATTTACAATATTGCCATTCCAGGCGAAGCATTGGTCTCATCATTATTGTTATTCTTTGGAATTGGGGCTTTATTTATCCTCGAATTCAATATGCGTCAGTGGCGCTCAAATTTAATCAGTCAGATGGCTGGAAAGCTTGATTCATTATTTGGAATGAAAGTCACTCAGAAATTTTTAGGCCTTGATTACTCTCAAATCAAGAGTATCAATCTAAGTAACTACAACACGAGGATAAGAAATTTAGATGCAATGCTAAATTACCTAAAAGGACCGTTGGCTCTAGCGTTACTTGATTTCCCTTTTATCATCATTTATTTAATTGCAATCGGGCTTATTGCTGGAAATCTTGTTTTTGTTCCAATTGTTATTATGCTGATAAGTGGTTCGATAATTGTAGTTTTATCGAAGTATTATAGCGGTGCCGAAGAATTAAATATTAAAACAAGTGTTGGTATCTTGCAGGCTCAGTTGGAAATTGTTAGACGATTTAAGGAAATAAAACTTTCGCATCTTGAATTGATCTGGATACAACGTATCCGAGCTTTATCTGGTGAAAGTACTAAAAGTGGCTTGGTTCTTAATAAACAAGCAGGTGTTCTACAGATATTAACTTCAACCTCGTCTCAAATGGCTGGTACTCTTACTCTTGCTGTTGGGGCTTGGATAATGTTTACTAGTCCAGCAGGTAATAATGTACTTGGCAACTTAATTGCTGCCATGTTTATTGTGTGGCGTGTTTTTACTCCTTTTCAATATTTAATGAATGCATTGCTTCGTTTTGATACCATTAGTAAGCAATATGGTCAGCTTGACCGCTTCCTAAAACTAAGAAACTATTCTCCTGTTGCAAGACCAACTGTCAATACAAAATCAAGTTTATACGGTTCAATTCAATTGGATTCAATATCTTGTCGAATTCCTACCACTTCACGGCTATTATTGGCAAAAATTGATCTTAGATTTGTTCCTAGTACCATTTATGCAATAACTGGTAAATCAGGATGTGGGAAATCAACATTGCTTAACGTCATTGCTCAACTGTATCCAATTGCAAATGGTAATCTTTCGTTTGACGGTAAAGATTATCGTCAGTTTACGAATGAAGATATTCAGAGTAATATTTCATATGTAATGAATAATAGTCAATTTCTCAAAGGAAGCCTATGGCAAAATTTAACAGCAATGAATCCTGATGCATCCATAGATGCTGTTAAAGAAATATGTGAAATGATAGGCATTTATGATTATATTGAGAATCTTCCAGAGGGTTTTGATACTTATTTGGATAATGACATGAGTTATTATTTTCCTGTCGGAGTACAAAAGTTGATGAGTTTGGCTCAGGCTTTGATTAAGGACTCACCCATTCTACTGATTGATGATATTAGTCAAGGTTTGACCCCTATTCAATTTGAGGCAGTTGTTAATGCGCTACCTCGGATAAAGCAATGCAGGTTTTCAAGAAAAGAGCGATGTATCATTATGACAACATCTAATAATAAAATGCTTGGATTAGCTGATAATATTTGCATTATTGATAAGGGTGTTTCTACATTCCAGGGTACACAAAAAGAACTTGAAATGATGGTTCATTCTAAAACCTAG
- a CDS encoding HlyD family type I secretion periplasmic adaptor subunit — MANSTSNGFTPESSSKVSNSASLFSKLPGLSASDSNALIGRNRLAQALELEDPQDNLFVKRSLYVLGAAALIFFPWAALTPITQVIEASGEVIPQGSVNIIQHLEGGIVSSVNVKNGQSVRKGDALLQLNPQMVGSEFSATKSKLDALIIQQQQLQAAIRGDDVLPRQNNIDGFNESKVSVAQQNLLTSRLENASDQLKSANAVVAEKSAEINGLNKQLKLLIEERDMWASLTKDGASSRLQLVNAQAQVEEIRGARNEATKAFAQAKANLQSLQSGLALEQNSEIASLVNEESVVAENIKKVRFQLSRMVVKAPVSGTVSDLRFSAPGAVVAPGAVVASVVPAGTTKLVEARIPSQDIGFVHIGQDVEVNLQPFDSSIYGTIPGRLTSISGDTVQNPDDRQFYYNAMIELDRQYLDSSNQKYPVQVGMPVVADIKGQRSNVLQYLFHPFVRTINGAMRE, encoded by the coding sequence ATGGCAAACTCTACTTCAAATGGATTCACCCCAGAATCGAGTTCAAAGGTTTCCAATTCAGCTTCACTTTTTAGCAAACTTCCTGGTTTGTCAGCATCAGACTCTAATGCATTGATAGGTAGAAATAGATTGGCTCAGGCCTTAGAGCTTGAAGATCCGCAGGATAATTTATTCGTTAAAAGAAGCCTTTATGTGTTAGGCGCAGCAGCTCTTATTTTCTTCCCATGGGCTGCACTAACGCCCATCACCCAGGTTATCGAAGCTTCTGGTGAAGTCATACCTCAAGGTTCCGTTAATATCATTCAACATTTAGAAGGTGGTATTGTTTCGTCTGTTAACGTTAAAAATGGTCAGTCAGTCAGAAAGGGAGATGCTTTACTTCAATTAAACCCACAAATGGTAGGTAGTGAATTTTCTGCTACAAAATCTAAGTTGGATGCTCTCATTATTCAGCAACAACAGCTTCAAGCTGCAATTCGTGGAGACGATGTATTGCCCAGACAAAACAATATTGATGGTTTTAATGAAAGTAAGGTAAGTGTTGCGCAACAGAATCTTCTTACTAGCCGATTAGAGAATGCATCAGATCAATTGAAGTCTGCTAACGCTGTTGTTGCTGAGAAATCTGCGGAAATCAATGGTCTAAATAAACAGTTGAAACTACTAATTGAAGAAAGAGATATGTGGGCCTCACTGACAAAAGATGGTGCAAGCTCAAGGCTTCAACTTGTCAATGCTCAAGCACAAGTTGAGGAAATTCGTGGTGCACGTAATGAGGCGACAAAAGCATTTGCTCAAGCAAAAGCTAACCTTCAAAGCCTTCAATCAGGCTTAGCACTCGAACAAAATTCAGAAATAGCATCCTTGGTCAATGAGGAATCAGTTGTTGCAGAAAACATCAAGAAAGTCCGTTTTCAACTTTCACGAATGGTTGTCAAAGCACCAGTATCAGGAACAGTGAGTGACCTTCGTTTTTCTGCTCCCGGAGCTGTCGTAGCACCTGGAGCGGTGGTTGCGTCGGTTGTACCAGCTGGCACCACAAAATTAGTTGAAGCTCGAATCCCATCACAGGATATTGGTTTTGTTCATATCGGACAAGATGTCGAGGTTAATCTTCAGCCTTTTGATTCATCCATTTACGGCACTATTCCTGGACGTTTGACGTCCATTTCTGGGGATACTGTTCAAAATCCTGATGACCGTCAATTTTATTACAATGCAATGATTGAGCTTGATCGGCAATACCTTGATTCCTCTAATCAAAAATACCCTGTACAGGTTGGAATGCCCGTCGTTGCAGATATCAAAGGGCAGCGAAGCAATGTTCTCCAATACTTATTCCATCCTTTTGTTCGGACGATCAATGGAGCGATGCGTGAATAG